The genomic interval AACTTGCATCTTGACATGTTTTCATTATTATGGGATGAAAATCGTGCAGCAAGTTCTCATGAACACAGTATTCGTTATCCATTTTTAGATCATCGGTTTGCATCCTTTATTTCAAAGATTCCAATAAAATTTCATCCGCAGTTATTTTATGATAAGCAAATTCTACGCCAACCATCCCGAAAGCTACTTCCGGAATATGTTATTGATAAACCGAAAGCACCTGCTGTTTCTGGTCTATACGATTATCGCAATGACATGTATAATGCATTACTTCCTGATAATGATTTGAGTCTTATAGAAGAAGCACTTGGAAGTTTGAATGAGCCGCATCCAGTGATCGACAAAAAAAGGCTGGTCCAAAGTATTCATAGAATGAAAGAAGAACCTGATCAAATTGAATGGCAATATCTTATTCATATTATAAATCTGGGATTGTTGGAAAAATTAGCCGATCAAGATGAGACAAGCATGTCTTATGAACAAACTATTGATCAACCTATCGAGATATTTTTTGATAATACTGATCAAACAAGGTTTTTTTTAGAACAGGCACTTGATATAAAACCTGAATTGGAACTAATGGAAAAAGCAATTCAGTTTGAAGAAAATTGTGGCCTCGTAAGGGATACTGTAAAAAATACGTATTTCCTATTTAAGAATAATATTCTAAATTATGAAATTGATGATTCCAATCCGGAATGGAAATCGTTTTTGTTAAGTATTGATCAATCTAAAACTACACGAGAAATCCTTGAAAGTAAGCAAATTGATTTCGCCCTTATCAAGGAGTACTATGATACTTTAATCAAAGAACAAATATTGATTTATAAATTGAATGGATAATTCATTTAAAACTAGTAAGACGTTTCCTTTTATTCTGCAACGCGGAATGATGGAGTGTGGTCCCACCTGTCTTGCCATGATATTTAAGTACTATGGTTATTATAACATTCAAACCTTGTTGGTTAGGTTGGGTGAAGTAACCACAGCCGGTGTGAATTTATATAGTCTGTCGGAGATAGCCACACAGTTTGGTTTTAATGCAGATGCTTATGAGATGGAGTTTGAGCATTTATCGCAGATAAAATTGCCCTGCATTGCCCATTATAGTGGGTATCATTTTATAGTAATTTACAAAGTTGACGATAAGCAGGTATGGATTGCTGACCCGGCTTATGGTAAAGATGTAATCCCTAAAGAGGAATTTCTGAAAAAATGGAATGGTATTGTGCTTACCGTTGAACCAACCCCCGAAATTTTTAAGAATAAAGATCTGGAAGAGACTGTAAAGGAGTTTATGCAGGAACGAAAATCCCTGTATAAGAAATTTTATGCTCCTGTAATCGCATCCTTGAAGAAAGTGATCTGGCAAATATTAATTGCAACCGGAATTTTACAAATTCTGGGTCTTGCGGTGCCCTTTTTTACGCAAACGATAATAGACAATGTGCTTGTCAATCAGAATAAAAAATTATTGATGGTCATCTTGATTGGCATGATTGGTATTTTTTTAACCCAGATTTTGATGTTGTATGTTCGCAATATTTTTCTGGTTCATTTGCGAGTAAATTTTGAATTGGATTTTTTTAGTAGGTTTTTCAAGCATTTTATTTCTTTGCAACAAAAATATTATGACAATAATCGACGGGAAGACTTCATGGCTCGTTTCCAGGAAAACATCACCATCAGACAATTAGTAAATCCAACGGTCATTGAGAGCGTTATTGATTTATTGTTTGTGTTATTTTATATTCCCGTTTTAATTATTTACAACTCAAAATTAGGTCTTCTTGCTTTGGCTTTCGTTGCAATTTATGCAGCTGTGACTATTTATTTCGCTCCAATAATGCGTGCTTTAATATATAAAGTATTTTATAAAAACTTACTAACGCTTGGTGATTTTCTGGATTCACTTCTAGGCATGCAATCTGTAAAATTATTATCCATCGAGAATTTTAAATTCTGGCAATGGAAAAATACATATAAGAGAACTTTGAATGTGGTTATGGAATCTGAACAGAAGAGCACCATGCTGCACTCCATTCAACGGAGTGTATATTTTATTAGTCAGATTGCTTTATTTTGGGTAGGCGCTTATATGACTTTTAATAATGAAATCACTATTGGACAGTATCTTGCTATTACAGCAATTTTTATGATCCTTTTGAATTCATTAAATAATCTTTCTATGGTATGGTATAATCTTACCGAGCTCTGGGTGAGTATAGGAAGACTGAATGATGTCTTAATTCAGGAACCTGAAAATTCCTCTGTTCTGGATTTAGTCAATGATATTTCTTGTGAAAAAATAGAGGCAAAAAACATTTCATTTCGCTATCACTC from Saprospiraceae bacterium carries:
- a CDS encoding peptidase domain-containing ABC transporter, translating into MDNSFKTSKTFPFILQRGMMECGPTCLAMIFKYYGYYNIQTLLVRLGEVTTAGVNLYSLSEIATQFGFNADAYEMEFEHLSQIKLPCIAHYSGYHFIVIYKVDDKQVWIADPAYGKDVIPKEEFLKKWNGIVLTVEPTPEIFKNKDLEETVKEFMQERKSLYKKFYAPVIASLKKVIWQILIATGILQILGLAVPFFTQTIIDNVLVNQNKKLLMVILIGMIGIFLTQILMLYVRNIFLVHLRVNFELDFFSRFFKHFISLQQKYYDNNRREDFMARFQENITIRQLVNPTVIESVIDLLFVLFYIPVLIIYNSKLGLLALAFVAIYAAVTIYFAPIMRALIYKVFYKNLLTLGDFLDSLLGMQSVKLLSIENFKFWQWKNTYKRTLNVVMESEQKSTMLHSIQRSVYFISQIALFWVGAYMTFNNEITIGQYLAITAIFMILLNSLNNLSMVWYNLTELWVSIGRLNDVLIQEPENSSVLDLVNDISCEKIEAKNISFRYHSSSDTNVINNLSFRLERGEHIGIVGRNGSGKTTLVKLLLNLYPDYSGEINLGSTELRKINPMVLRKKIFLFPQDIYIFNGTIKENILLGNLNADIEDVIKAAKLAGLHDFIKSLHLGYNYKIGDTGGNLSGGQKLKIGFARLFLSDPEVIILDEASSMLDIESEQLIIHNVKTHFKDRTIISIAHRMHTLKNVDRIWVIDNGEIVEEGTHHELIKIDDGLYRKFMQTYIDY